One part of the Nostoc sp. PCC 7120 = FACHB-418 genome encodes these proteins:
- a CDS encoding AlbA family DNA-binding domain-containing protein: protein MKEPWDWEEEDIELLIQEGVQESLELDYKACEALQKTDSKRREMSKDVSAFANSAGGVIIYGVIEDNHLPIKIDVGYDPADITKEWLEQVINSKIKRRIDGIRIKQIELKKNNPGRVIYVVDIPQSKRAPHMADNHIFYKRFNYQSVPMEEYEVRDTANRADAPDLALQFCIENNSVRLDFEEDEKFSKPIALNAIITNTSVVPAMYYIVHFYIDQRLSVVICSDFTIRQQQDINVYNQNFKVNSYLRNYTVHTGTMPVWQEVKTQICFPDFKISIPKTNNDIDYALAWSVESLRMPQKLGGAFLSVRNNQVTIVNVG, encoded by the coding sequence ATGAAAGAACCTTGGGATTGGGAAGAGGAAGATATTGAATTACTCATACAAGAAGGAGTTCAAGAAAGCCTTGAGCTTGACTATAAAGCGTGTGAGGCTCTCCAAAAAACAGATTCTAAGCGAAGGGAAATGAGTAAAGATGTATCTGCTTTTGCTAACTCAGCAGGAGGGGTAATCATATATGGCGTAATTGAGGATAATCATCTTCCAATTAAAATTGATGTTGGTTATGATCCCGCAGACATAACAAAAGAATGGCTTGAACAAGTAATTAATTCAAAGATTAAACGTCGTATTGATGGTATTAGGATCAAGCAAATTGAACTGAAGAAGAATAATCCTGGACGCGTTATTTATGTGGTTGACATTCCACAAAGCAAACGTGCGCCTCACATGGCAGATAATCATATTTTCTACAAAAGGTTTAATTATCAGTCGGTTCCGATGGAGGAGTACGAAGTTCGAGATACTGCTAATCGTGCTGATGCTCCTGACTTAGCACTACAATTTTGCATTGAGAACAACTCAGTTAGACTTGATTTTGAAGAAGATGAGAAGTTTTCAAAGCCGATAGCATTGAATGCGATTATCACAAATACATCTGTAGTCCCAGCAATGTATTATATAGTGCATTTTTATATAGATCAAAGACTTTCAGTTGTGATTTGTAGTGATTTCACAATACGTCAACAACAGGATATAAACGTATATAACCAAAATTTTAAAGTAAATTCGTATTTACGGAACTATACAGTACATACAGGCACAATGCCTGTATGGCAAGAAGTTAAAACTCAGATTTGTTTCCCAGATTTTAAAATATCTATTCCAAAAACAAATAATGATATTGATTATGCTTTAGCCTGGTCAGTCGAATCTCTAAGAATGCCGCAGAAGCTAGGAGGTGCTTTTCTCTCTGTAAGGAACAATCAAGTCACCATTGTAAATGTTGGATAA
- a CDS encoding ChaB family protein, giving the protein MPEVYQAERTISAVFKEQKQVDDVIRRLLDRGVPRDHISVMGRNFQSETRIAGFITKRDVILGGLRTGAIFGSLFGSFLSLLTGVGVLFIPFVGPIVAAGPISALLLGAASGAIAGSAGAGLVSVLTTLGMPEEKAAIYQTRLQAGEFLLLTEVPSDRAGEFQLLLESAGAEELSTIDKTLARPCPGPCKSPEDLSPEVRSHLSSEAQSTFIERYNGVLNETTDEFTAEQAAWEAVHQKFDEDENGVWSKAKVGV; this is encoded by the coding sequence GTGCCAGAAGTTTATCAAGCAGAACGTACTATATCTGCCGTATTTAAAGAGCAGAAACAAGTTGATGATGTAATTCGCCGTTTGTTAGATAGAGGTGTACCCAGAGACCATATCTCCGTCATGGGCAGAAACTTCCAATCTGAAACTCGGATTGCAGGTTTTATCACCAAAAGAGATGTGATTTTGGGTGGTTTGCGAACAGGAGCAATTTTTGGTTCCCTGTTTGGTTCCTTCCTCAGTTTGTTAACAGGTGTAGGCGTACTGTTTATTCCCTTCGTCGGGCCGATTGTGGCAGCAGGCCCCATCAGTGCTTTACTATTGGGGGCAGCTAGTGGGGCGATCGCCGGTAGTGCTGGCGCTGGTTTAGTTTCCGTTCTGACCACATTGGGGATGCCAGAGGAGAAAGCTGCAATCTACCAAACCCGCCTACAAGCTGGCGAATTTTTGTTATTAACCGAAGTACCAAGCGATCGCGCCGGCGAATTCCAGCTCCTCTTGGAAAGTGCTGGTGCAGAAGAACTCAGCACAATTGATAAAACCTTGGCTCGTCCTTGTCCTGGGCCTTGCAAGAGTCCAGAAGATTTATCTCCTGAAGTCCGTTCTCACCTTTCCTCAGAAGCTCAAAGCACCTTTATTGAACGTTATAACGGTGTGTTAAATGAGACAACTGACGAGTTTACAGCTGAACAAGCAGCTTGGGAAGCTGTTCATCAAAAATTTGACGAAGATGAAAACGGTGTTTGGTCAAAGGCTAAAGTCGGAGTTTAG
- a CDS encoding Dps family protein, translated as MPRINIGLTDEQRQGVINLLNQDLADSYLLLVKTKKYHWDVVGPQFRSLHQLWEEHYEKLTENIDAIAERVRTLGGYPIGSMEGFLQLATLKEHAGDVPSATGMVANLVQDHEQLIRNLRDHVDRSGDEFQDQGTADFLTGLMEEHEEIAWMLRSFIEGQPIEPNGTQPATETKTPVGV; from the coding sequence ATGCCTAGAATAAACATTGGTTTAACAGACGAACAGCGTCAAGGAGTAATTAATCTGTTGAATCAAGATTTAGCAGATTCTTATTTACTTTTGGTGAAAACAAAAAAATACCATTGGGATGTGGTTGGGCCACAGTTCCGCAGTCTACATCAACTATGGGAAGAACACTACGAAAAACTGACAGAGAATATTGATGCGATCGCTGAACGAGTCCGGACTTTAGGTGGTTATCCTATAGGTTCAATGGAAGGATTTTTGCAACTTGCCACCCTCAAAGAACACGCTGGAGATGTTCCTAGCGCTACGGGAATGGTCGCTAATCTTGTGCAGGATCATGAGCAATTGATTCGCAACCTTAGAGACCATGTAGACCGCAGTGGTGATGAGTTCCAAGATCAAGGAACTGCCGACTTCCTCACCGGACTCATGGAAGAACATGAAGAGATTGCTTGGATGTTGCGCTCATTTATTGAAGGGCAACCAATTGAGCCAAATGGTACACAACCAGCAACAGAAACTAAAACACCTGTTGGTGTGTAA
- a CDS encoding precorrin-8X methylmutase, which produces MSDYIHDANEIYRNSFAIIRSEANLDILPPDIAKVAVRLIHACGMTDIVTDLGYSATAAQSGRAALAAGAPILCDCRMVADGVTRRRLGANNQVICTLNEPEVPELAKKLGNTRSAAALELWRPHLEGAVVAIGNAPTALFRLLEMLDAGCPKPALILGFPVGFVGAAESKAALAADSRNIPYMTLHGRRGGSAIAAAAVNALATEEE; this is translated from the coding sequence ATGTCTGACTACATCCACGATGCTAATGAAATCTACCGCAATTCCTTTGCTATCATCCGGTCAGAAGCCAACCTAGATATACTCCCGCCAGACATAGCAAAAGTTGCAGTACGCCTGATTCATGCCTGTGGAATGACGGATATTGTCACAGACTTAGGATATTCAGCCACGGCGGCACAGTCAGGCAGGGCAGCACTAGCAGCCGGCGCACCGATTTTGTGCGATTGCCGTATGGTAGCCGACGGGGTGACAAGACGGCGCTTAGGAGCCAATAATCAAGTTATCTGCACCTTGAATGAACCAGAAGTACCAGAACTAGCAAAAAAATTGGGTAATACGCGGTCGGCGGCGGCTTTGGAATTGTGGAGACCACATCTAGAAGGGGCAGTTGTCGCCATTGGGAACGCACCTACAGCCCTATTTCGCTTACTAGAAATGCTAGATGCCGGATGCCCCAAACCTGCCTTAATCTTGGGCTTTCCAGTCGGGTTTGTGGGTGCAGCTGAATCAAAAGCAGCATTGGCAGCAGATAGCCGTAATATCCCATATATGACTTTACACGGTCGGCGGGGTGGGAGTGCGATCGCCGCCGCCGCAGTTAACGCCCTGGCCACGGAGGAAGAATAA
- a CDS encoding precorrin-2 C(20)-methyltransferase, whose product MTAKGRLYGVGVGPGDPELLTIKALRLLRAAPVIAYQSATDKESIARAIVSQYLTGEQIEVAYHLPRALEPEKAQEIYDQEVAPIAEHLAAGRDVVVLCEGDPFFYGSFMYVFTRLSEKYQTEVVPGVSSLMACPVSLGVPFTYYNDILTVLPAPLPAEELTSKLLTTDAAAIMKLGRHFTKVRDVLHQLGLASRALYIERATTTQQRIIPLDEVDPAEVPYFAMIVIPTKSRL is encoded by the coding sequence ATGACAGCTAAAGGTCGTCTCTACGGGGTGGGTGTAGGGCCAGGAGACCCCGAACTATTGACCATCAAAGCATTGAGGTTACTACGTGCTGCTCCTGTCATTGCCTATCAATCAGCCACAGATAAAGAAAGTATAGCGCGAGCGATCGTTTCCCAATATCTTACAGGTGAACAAATCGAAGTAGCCTATCACCTCCCCCGCGCCTTAGAACCGGAAAAAGCCCAGGAAATCTACGACCAAGAAGTTGCACCCATAGCCGAACACCTAGCAGCCGGCAGAGATGTAGTCGTACTGTGTGAAGGCGACCCGTTTTTTTACGGTTCATTTATGTATGTGTTCACACGCCTATCTGAAAAGTATCAAACTGAGGTCGTCCCCGGCGTTTCCTCACTGATGGCTTGTCCCGTTTCCTTGGGTGTACCCTTCACCTACTACAACGATATTCTCACCGTACTACCCGCACCCCTCCCAGCAGAAGAACTCACTTCCAAATTGCTAACAACCGATGCAGCAGCCATTATGAAACTAGGTCGCCACTTCACCAAAGTGCGCGATGTCCTACATCAATTAGGACTAGCATCACGGGCATTATATATCGAACGGGCAACAACAACACAGCAGAGAATTATACCTTTAGATGAAGTTGATCCGGCTGAAGTACCTTATTTTGCCATGATTGTGATACCTACTAAGAGTAGGTTGTAG